One window from the genome of Asterias amurensis chromosome 12, ASM3211899v1 encodes:
- the LOC139945154 gene encoding uncharacterized protein, whose protein sequence is MTFHGIGLLVFSAILCGSFVAPAGIDVALAKEGVRKLTNSLDTVFPNGASSQERVGSLRPALPLLELESDVDPHTQDGDKLVHTLPSVASRGNRLIRMAGAWSSETNRRNQKNKLAKNQMWIQFQQDDSDDDEGCSSSSSSESSENPPVSFARRRFPGRKRRTSGRRRVNGKFGSDSRGLNRKKKNPCRKHRPRETTTPGRVPTTQIITSPTTMTSTSSTTTGMTVTSPTTQMAMTSPPTVASESRTEALFMTASPSSKPTREETTQTESQPTTVTYQSTTEQVKTVGVVEPAK, encoded by the exons ATGACATTTCACGGCATTGGCTTGCTGGTGTTCTCTGCCATTCTCTGTGGGTCTTTTGTTGCTCCTGCAGGGATAGATGTTGCGCTGGCAAAG GAGGGCGTCCGAAAATTGACCAACAGTTTAGATACCGTCTTTCCTAACGGTGCAAGTTCACAAGAAAGAGTCGGGAGCCTGAGACCAGCCCTTCCTCTACTCGAACTCGAATCAGACGTGGACCCACACACCCAAGATGGGGACAAGTTAGTTCACACTCTGCCGTCGGTGGCCAGTCGTGGCAACCGCTTGATACGGATGGCCGGCGCATGGTCGTCAGAAACCAACCGTAGAAatcagaaaaacaagttggccaAGAATCAGATGTGGATTCAATTTCAACAAGATGATAGCGATGATGACGAAGGATGTTCGAGCAGCAGTAGCTCAGAGAGTTCTGAAAATCCTCCCGTGTCTTTTGCACGGAGGCGCTTCCCGGGTCGAAAGAGACGCACATCGGGGAGGCGCAGAGTAAATGGAAAGTTCGGAAGTGATAGTCGGGGCCTGAACAGAAAGAAGAAGAACCCGTGTAGAAAACACCGGCCAAGGGAAACCACAACCCCGGGAAGGGTACCCACCACTCAAATAATCACATCACCAACCACAATGACCTCGACATCATCAACGACCACAGGGATGACAGTGACATCACCGACCACACAAATGGCCATGACATCCCCACCAACAGTGGCGTCTGAGTCCAGGACAGAAGCTCTGTTCATGACGGCATCCCCGTCTAGTAAACCGACACGAGAAGAGACTACACAAACTGAGTCACAACCAACTACTGTCACGTATCAATCAACAACCGAACAAGTGAAAACTGTTGGTGTTGTGGAACCCGCAAAGTGA
- the LOC139944901 gene encoding uncharacterized protein, with protein MDASELVSFRFRWLLVYMSDMLVRDDVDKAVLYLRDRLGPNYDTINGDALKLFEVLERENQIHEGDTELLRMCLTTLKRPDILEALDEYERERQAVTRKLKIRCSSVDGPFFGHRDIMDQIVGVLDTSYDHVHMVCVAGMPGTGKTRLANEVCLRLRQFHKVIFVDLRELKNIEAIFFAIMHAFGVESRTYDPEVMYGKLRSFDPAEHGGAVLFLDSVDDPLDPGSGAFPNPTYEPFVSMLENITNLPNKRLKLLITSRFGVEKIPVRKGSMDCWRLDGENELDMESAVEMVRYHAGKTRLVDDDAEAFVRLCSKVPLALKVVASRLQDQTVKPKDLLRYISPAPGDREQGLNITKALSHFGLSQSDQIGPCLKNTIQNLPAVKRRNLIKLAVIPGTFTLKVARVILGYRRKQQVELQLELQALKYRSLLDSKQETDSRWSQSKEDSTRYSLHLLLRSFVQQFVQETEGEMETLFKEAEMLFVDYYGKRMKKLAKLLQSKAVAALGNLQEDSANYIKALDIMKTSKEFHVPDAIYWLYLIVEMLFFTKDRLKFYHERAQSAKEHGQMLVYAESKCHEVYQLMDLGHTVEVLLPMIQEAEDELNKLDTTTIGVQLGLATCYHFRGDIYLRNRKWKDAIPQLERCLAIRRAHLKEDDLLTARAYNSLGGAYQDKAMIDPGLAPAFIRSEKERGKDCYRKALAICHRKTGAHGQHLEVPTFLMNLGTCLHDMEDYEGAVDYYKQAMEQERLLGMEGTDKMFTSLKNIAMSYYEMGNYDDAIPIARQAMEGRKRLLEVHPLTARSVYFVGSLNLVNKNYKEARKYLDEALTMEEELWRKGMAHSIDWPRLKNKLEFLLTKLGKSTTLSSYKRRFREAEKKSNQHKPKLEVQDASETDSSISTSTDSESLLKRKRGSCSSTDSSVEGEPKLHRQVIPTDSNLRHSSVEDEAKRHRRVDSADSNLPQERDVHAYMETKPKGKKRRSNNDADDYEETDSSITSVSGFSMKMRLDDNITVHFPPAAPVDDEEVSYKWPSCVII; from the exons ATGGATGCTTCCGAATTAGTAAGTTTTAGGTTTCGCTGGCTCCTTGTCTACATGTCCGACATGTTGGTCCGTGATGATGTAGACAAAGCCGTCTTGTATCTCCGTGATCGGCTTGGGCCCAACTACGACACCATCAACGGGGACGCTCTGAAGTTGTTTGAAGTACTCGAAAGAGAGAACCAGATCCACGAGGGCGACACAGAGCTCCTGCGGATGTGCTTGACCACCCTGAAGCGACCCGACATTCTCGAGGCGCTAGACGAGTACGAGAGAGAGCGACAGGCTGTGACTCGGAAACTCAAGATACGATGTTCCTCCGTCGATGGGCCGTTCTTCGGACACCGTGACATCATGGACCAGATTGTCGGTGTCCTGGACACTTCCTACGACCACGTGCACATGGTCTGCGTTGCCGGCATGCCGGGTACCGGAAAGACGCGCCTGGCGAACGAGGTATGCCTGAGGCTCCGACAGTTCCACAAGGTGATCTTTGTGGATCTGCGGGAGCTGAAGAACATTGAGGCAATCTTCTTTGCAATCATGCATGCGTTTGGAGTGGAAAGTCGTACCTACGACCCGGAAGTCATGTACGGCAAGTTGAGGTCCTTCGACCCAGCAGAGCATG gcggTGCTGTTTTGTTCCTGGACAGTGTTGATGACCCTCTTGATCCAGGCTCAGGAGCCTTCCCGAACCCAACCTACGAACCCTTTGTCTCGATGCTGGAGAACATCACAAACCTGCCGAATAAACGGCTGAAGCTGCTCATCACGTCACGGTTCGGAGTGGAGAAAATACCGGTCAGGAAAGGCTCCATGGATTGCTGGCGGCTGGACGGAGAGAACGAACTGGACATGGAGAGCGCCGTGGAGATGGTCAGATACCACGCTGGAAAGACACGTCTTG TGGATGACGATGCAGAAGCATTTGTACGCCTCTGCAGCAAGGTTCCCCTTGCCCTCAAGGTAGTCGCCAGCCGCCTCCAAGACCAGACAGTCAAACCTAAGGACCTCCTCCGGTACATTTCACCAGCTCCAGGCGACAGGGAGCAAGGCCTCAACATCACCAAGGCCCTCTCTCACTTTGGGCTGTCGCAGAGCGACCAGATTGGCCCCTGCCTCAAGAACACCATTCAGAACCTGCCGGCTGTGAAACGACGCAATCTGATCAAGCTGGCCGTGATTCCAGGAACGTTCACCCTGAAGGTTGCCCGTGTGATTCTTGGCTACAGACGTAAGCAGCAGGTGGAGCTACAACTGGAGTTGCAGGCTCTCAAGTATCGCAGCCTCCTGGACAGCAAGCAGGAGACGGACTCCAGGTGGTCGCAATCCAAGGAGGACAGCACACGCTACAGCCTGCATCTCTTGCTGCGCTCGTTCGTCCAGCAGTTCGTCCAAGAGACCGAGGGCGAGATGGAAACCCTCTTCAAGGAAGCCGAGATGCTCTTTGTGGACTACTACGGTAAGAGGATGAAGAAGCTCGCCAAGTTGCTGCAGAGCAAAGCGGTGGCAGCACTAGGAAACCTCCAGGAAGATTCGGCTAATTACATAAAG GCTCTTGACATAATGAAGACTTCCAAAGAGTTTCATGTACCAGACGCGATCTATTGGCTGTATCTCATCGTGGAGATGCTGTTTTTCACCAAGGATCGTCTCAAATTCTACCATGAGAGAGCCCAGTCGGCTAAGGAGCATGGCCAGATGCTGGTTTATGCCGAGAGCAAATGTCACGAG GTTTACCAACTGATGGACCTTGGCCACACAGTCGAAGTCCTCCTGCCTATGATTCAAGAAGCTGAAGACGAATTGAATAAGCTGGATACAACGACAATCGGCGTACAACTTGGCCTCGCCACCTGCTATCACTTCCGTGGAGACATCTACCTTCGAAACAGAAAATGGAAGGACGCCATCCCGCAGCTCGAAAGATGTCTGGCCATCCGTCGGGCACACCTGAAAGAAGACGACCTCTTGACTGCCCGGGCGTACAACTCTCTCGGGGGAGCCTACCAAGACAAAGCGATGATTGATCCTGGGCTCGCTCCGGCGTTCATCAGAAGCGAAAAGGAGAGAGGGAAAGATTGTTACCGGAAAGCATTGGCTATTTGTCACAGGAAGACGGGGGCTCATGGACAACATTTAGAAGTACCTACATTTCTCATGAATTTAG GTACCTGCCTGCATGATATGGAAGATTATGAAGGTGCGGTGGACTACTACAAACAGGCCATGGAACAGGAGAGACTGCTCGGAATGGAAGGAACGGACAAAATGTTTACTTCCCTCAAGAATATTGCTATGAGCTACTACGAGATGGGAAA CTATGATGATGCAATCCCCATCGCCAGACAGGCCATGGAGGGCCGTAAACGTCTCCTTGAGGTACACCCGCTGACCGCTCGCAGCGTCTACTTCGTCGGCTCGCTCAACCTCGTCAACAAGAACTACAAGGAGGCCCGGAAGTACCTGGACGAGGCACTGACGATGGAAGAGGAGCTCTGGAGGAAAGGGATGGCTCACAGCATCGATTGGCCGAGACTCAAGAACAAGCTAGAGTTCTTGCTGACAAAACTCGGGAAGTCGACGACTCTGTCGTCTTACAAGCGACGCTTCAGG GAAGCAGAGAAAAAGAGCAACCAGCACAAGCCCAAACTGGAAGTCCAAGATGCTAGTGAGACGGATTCGTCAATCTCAACAT CAACTGACAGTGAGTCCTTGTTGAAAAGAAAGAGAGGATCTTGTTCAAGCACAGATTCCTCAGTAGAAGGCGAGCCTAAACTCCATCGTCAAGTAATTCCCACTGATAGTAATTTGCGCCATTCGTCAGTTGAGGACGAGGCCAAACGTCATCGTCGAGTAGATTCTGCTGATAGTAATTTGCCCCAGGAGA GAGACGTACATGCATATATGGAGACCAAGCCGAAAGGCAAGAAAAGACGTTCCAACAACGATGCGGATGACTATGAGGAGACGGACTCCAGCATCACAAGCGTTTCTGGGTTCTCCATGAAAATGAGACTGGACGACAATATCACAGTTCATTTCCCACCAGCCGCTCCAGTCG ACGATGAAGAGGTGAGCTACAAGTGGCCAAGCTGTGTCATCATCTAG